Proteins from a single region of Verrucosispora sp. NA02020:
- a CDS encoding ABC transporter permease has product MSDLNSAGTAVGGAPVGGDGPTTDAPVGGKERSASLWADARRQLLRDPVFMIASLYILVVGSMAAFPKLWTSQDPRACNTDRSRISPSWEHPFGYDILGCDYYSHAIYGARPSMVIAVMATGGIVLVGGTLGLLAGYYGGWVDTIISRVMDIVLSLPFLLGAIVFLTVIKRQNIWTLTLVLFLLAWPTIARITRGSVISSKDLDYVHAAKAVGARNSRLMFRHILPNAIAPMLVYATIVLGSFVAAEATLTFLGVGLQPPAQSWGIMISVHQVYFLEDPWLLLFPCGLLVGTVLSFILMGDALRDALDPKFR; this is encoded by the coding sequence ATGAGTGACCTGAACAGTGCGGGCACCGCCGTCGGCGGGGCACCGGTGGGCGGCGACGGTCCCACGACCGATGCGCCGGTCGGCGGCAAGGAGCGCAGCGCCAGTCTCTGGGCGGACGCCCGGCGGCAGTTGCTGCGCGACCCGGTCTTCATGATCGCTTCCCTGTACATCCTCGTGGTGGGCTCGATGGCAGCCTTCCCGAAGCTCTGGACCAGCCAGGACCCGCGTGCCTGCAACACCGACCGGTCCCGGATCTCGCCCAGTTGGGAACACCCGTTCGGGTACGACATCCTGGGCTGCGACTACTACTCGCACGCGATCTACGGCGCGCGGCCGTCGATGGTCATCGCGGTCATGGCGACCGGTGGCATCGTGCTGGTCGGTGGCACGCTCGGCCTGCTCGCCGGCTACTACGGCGGCTGGGTCGACACGATCATCTCCCGGGTGATGGACATCGTCCTGTCACTGCCGTTCCTGCTCGGCGCGATCGTGTTCCTCACGGTCATCAAGCGGCAGAACATCTGGACGCTGACCCTGGTGCTGTTCCTGCTCGCCTGGCCGACCATCGCCCGGATCACCCGAGGTAGCGTCATCTCCTCGAAGGATCTGGACTACGTACACGCCGCCAAGGCGGTCGGTGCCCGCAACTCGCGGCTGATGTTCCGGCACATCCTGCCGAACGCGATCGCCCCGATGCTGGTGTACGCCACCATCGTGCTCGGTTCGTTCGTCGCCGCGGAGGCCACGCTGACCTTCCTCGGCGTCGGGCTCCAGCCGCCGGCGCAGTCGTGGGGCATCATGATCTCGGTTCACCAGGTCTACTTCCTGGAGGACCCGTGGCTGCTGCTCTTCCCCTGTGGTCTGCTGGTCGGCACGGTGCTGTCCTTCATCCTGATGGGTGACGCACTGCGTGACGCCCTCGACCCGAAGTTCCGGTGA
- a CDS encoding ABC transporter permease, producing the protein MGRYVIRRLLQFIPTVLGTMFLLHYLTSLAIQFSGNPVRALFGDRTPPPALLEAITERLGYGDPCLDQKGNPCFGMFLDRLQGIFLNFDFGINLRQREVTDLVADAIPFTLKLLLIAIVFEAVVGIAAGVLAGLRGGSFADYTVKISTVFVISVPIFVLGLIVREFVGVKFGNVLRGQSWIPDVISTGMFSPGFKPDYPWASLIIPGMVLGATSLAVTARLTRTSIMENIRADYVRTAKAKGLTTKRVIGVHTLRNSLIPVITFLGVDIGAAMAGAVVTETIFNVPGIGRLVTMSARTGESSVVIGVVTMLVLVVLIANLLVDLLYAVLDPRIRYE; encoded by the coding sequence ATGGGGCGCTACGTCATTCGACGGTTGCTCCAGTTCATCCCCACCGTGCTGGGCACCATGTTCCTGCTCCACTACCTGACTTCACTGGCGATCCAGTTCAGCGGGAACCCGGTCCGCGCGCTGTTCGGGGACCGGACGCCGCCGCCCGCGCTGCTGGAGGCGATCACCGAGCGACTCGGCTACGGTGACCCCTGCCTCGACCAGAAGGGCAACCCCTGCTTCGGGATGTTCCTGGACCGGCTGCAGGGCATCTTCCTTAACTTCGACTTCGGCATCAACCTGCGCCAGCGTGAGGTCACCGACCTGGTGGCGGACGCCATTCCGTTCACGCTCAAGCTGCTGCTCATCGCCATCGTCTTCGAGGCCGTCGTGGGTATCGCCGCCGGTGTGCTCGCCGGTCTGCGGGGCGGCAGCTTCGCCGACTACACGGTGAAGATCAGCACGGTCTTCGTCATCTCGGTGCCGATCTTCGTGCTCGGCCTGATCGTGCGGGAGTTCGTCGGCGTCAAGTTCGGCAACGTCCTGCGCGGCCAGAGCTGGATTCCCGACGTGATCTCCACCGGCATGTTCAGCCCGGGATTCAAGCCCGACTACCCCTGGGCGAGTCTGATCATCCCGGGCATGGTGCTCGGTGCGACGTCGTTGGCGGTCACCGCCCGGCTCACCCGGACCAGCATCATGGAGAACATCCGGGCCGACTACGTCCGGACGGCGAAGGCCAAGGGCCTGACCACCAAGCGCGTCATCGGTGTGCACACGCTGCGCAACTCGCTGATCCCCGTGATCACCTTCCTCGGCGTCGACATCGGCGCCGCGATGGCCGGCGCGGTGGTCACCGAGACCATCTTCAACGTGCCGGGCATCGGCCGGCTGGTGACGATGTCGGCGCGTACCGGGGAATCCTCGGTGGTGATCGGCGTGGTGACCATGCTGGTGCTGGTGGTCCTGATCGCCAACCTGCTCGTCGACCTCCTGTACGCCGTGCTCGACCCGAGGATCCGTTATGAGTGA